The Anabaena sp. WA102 genome contains a region encoding:
- a CDS encoding Rpn family recombination-promoting nuclease/putative transposase: MHTDTIFYQIFLTFHTLLFEILGEPTENATDYKFTSVEVKEKAFRFDGIFTADSVKKPIYFVEVQFQQKPDFYWELIAEINIYLNQFKPVQDWQAVALFPKRSLDVGELTAYQQELINSGRIKRIYLDELPPGSIGMGLIELIVSKEAQALELVKTLMARTKTEIDNDREKQGIIELLETVLLSKFSQLSRQEIEAMFLVSDIKQTRVYQEAKQEGIQEGRQEGRQEGRQEGRQEGRQEGRQEGKKDAATNLLLRILSKRFGKLEDSYTQNIKSLNIEQLERLGETLLDFTDINDLKIWLKSEINK, translated from the coding sequence ATGCACACAGACACGATATTCTACCAAATCTTCCTCACTTTCCACACCCTATTATTTGAAATCCTGGGAGAACCTACAGAAAATGCCACAGATTATAAATTTACTTCTGTGGAAGTGAAAGAAAAAGCATTTCGATTTGATGGAATTTTCACAGCAGATAGTGTGAAGAAACCCATCTATTTTGTGGAAGTGCAATTTCAACAAAAACCAGATTTTTACTGGGAATTAATCGCCGAAATCAACATTTATCTCAATCAATTCAAACCTGTACAAGATTGGCAAGCCGTAGCTTTATTTCCGAAACGGAGTTTAGATGTGGGAGAATTGACTGCTTATCAACAAGAACTGATTAATAGTGGGAGAATTAAACGAATTTATTTAGATGAATTACCACCGGGTTCAATTGGTATGGGGTTAATTGAGTTAATTGTTAGTAAGGAAGCACAAGCACTGGAATTAGTTAAAACCCTTATGGCAAGAACTAAGACGGAGATTGATAATGACAGAGAAAAACAAGGTATTATAGAGTTGTTGGAGACTGTTTTATTGTCCAAATTTTCACAATTAAGCCGTCAGGAGATAGAAGCAATGTTTTTAGTGAGTGATATTAAGCAAACACGGGTATATCAAGAAGCAAAGCAGGAAGGGATACAGGAAGGCAGACAGGAAGGCAGACAGGAAGGCAGACAGGAAGGCAGACAGGAAGGCAGACAGGAAGGCAGACAGGAAGGTAAAAAAGATGCAGCAACAAACCTATTGCTAAGGATATTATCTAAACGGTTTGGAAAGCTGGAAGATAGTTATACTCAAAATATCAAAAGTTTGAACATAGAACAATTAGAAAGGCTAGGAGAAACATTATTAGATTTTACAGATATTAATGATTTGAAAATATGGTTAAAATCTGAGATAAACAAGTAA
- a CDS encoding DUF3120 domain-containing protein produces the protein MNHSLKNHHLPNFLSSRQNWLIFLASVFLVSVPVFIEAPLVRSSPILSVLLTGFWVWFSIKLMSRPQTYLWGDLLFGFSWTWLTGAIYWGWLRYEPIWHIPIEALGLPFAVWCLAKNWGKVGNWFYLGSLLGTVLTDIYFYLVDLMPYWRQIMRTDPSGASQILQNALAQVQTPWGEGWAVILALMLMTVGTVSLLHKQSHWYAFGGAVLSTILVDSLFLLAAVLA, from the coding sequence ATCAATCACAGCCTGAAAAATCATCATTTACCAAATTTTCTATCTTCCCGACAAAATTGGTTAATATTTTTAGCATCAGTATTCTTAGTATCAGTACCAGTGTTCATAGAAGCTCCATTGGTGCGATCTTCTCCCATTCTTAGCGTATTATTGACAGGCTTTTGGGTGTGGTTCAGTATTAAATTAATGTCACGTCCCCAAACCTACCTGTGGGGAGATTTACTCTTTGGCTTTAGCTGGACTTGGTTAACAGGAGCGATTTATTGGGGTTGGTTAAGATATGAACCAATCTGGCATATACCAATAGAAGCATTAGGATTACCTTTTGCTGTGTGGTGTTTAGCGAAAAATTGGGGTAAGGTTGGCAATTGGTTTTACCTGGGTTCTTTACTAGGAACAGTTTTAACCGATATTTATTTTTATTTGGTGGATTTAATGCCTTATTGGCGACAAATTATGAGAACAGATCCATCAGGTGCTTCACAAATCTTACAGAATGCCCTAGCACAAGTCCAAACCCCTTGGGGAGAAGGCTGGGCAGTCATTCTTGCCCTGATGCTGATGACAGTAGGAACAGTCTCTTTACTCCATAAGCAATCCCATTGGTATGCCTTTGGGGGGGCGGTTTTGAGTACAATTCTAGTAGACAGTCTCTTCTTGTTAGCAGCAGTCCTGGCGTGA
- the psbU gene encoding photosystem II complex extrinsic protein PsbU yields the protein MKGLVRLFTVFTLLLGCWGILGTTQTAQAVSFNSFLGNQVPVLAIARQNRADQKLGTEFGKKIDLNNTNIAAFQQYPGLYPTLAKKIIANAPYEKVEDVLNLPGLSDSQKERLQANLDNFTVTELEPNFNEGDDRINNGIYR from the coding sequence GTGAAAGGATTGGTGCGTTTATTTACTGTGTTTACATTGTTGCTAGGTTGCTGGGGAATACTGGGAACTACCCAGACAGCCCAAGCTGTTAGTTTCAATAGCTTTCTGGGAAATCAAGTTCCAGTTTTAGCGATCGCTCGTCAAAATAGAGCAGATCAGAAACTAGGAACAGAGTTTGGGAAGAAAATTGATTTGAACAATACCAATATCGCTGCTTTCCAACAATATCCAGGACTGTATCCTACATTGGCGAAAAAGATCATCGCTAATGCTCCCTACGAAAAAGTAGAAGATGTATTAAATCTACCAGGATTGAGCGATAGCCAAAAAGAACGTTTGCAAGCTAACTTGGATAATTTCACCGTGACAGAATTGGAGCCTAACTTCAACGAAGGCGACGATCGCATTAACAACGGTATCTACAGATAA
- the nadB gene encoding L-aspartate oxidase, which yields MPDINIPNQFDVLVVGAGAAGLYTALCLPTSLRVGLITKETVSLSASDWAQGGIAAAVAPEDSPKLHIEDTLKAGAGLCDIAAVKFLAEQAPSCIQSLVDLGVAFDRHDSNLALTLEAAHSRPRVLHAADTTGREVTTTLTDQVLRRENIKVIQQALALSLWIEPQTGQCLGTSLFYQGKITWIRAGAVILATGGGGQVFAQTTNPAVSTGDGVAIAWRAGAILRDLEFVQFHPTALSKPGRFLISEAVRGEGAHLVDDTGRRFAFDYHPAGELAPRDVVSRAIFSHLQKTAADMATANVWLDMRPIPADKIRHRFPNIINVCQHWGIDVFTQPIPVSPAAHYWMGGILTDVMNATNIPGLYAIGETASTGVHGANRLASNSLLECIVFGAQMANVDYEKLQLGKQESANIIETESLAVNPSLIEWENQQRQLAEIRQNLPRVVWQSAGICREKLSLENAISQVASWQEDFAALPLSQLLLSLKPTQSVNFQQPQIEKELRLWAETRNLLDIAELILKSAVFRTESRGGHYRLDYPQTDPNWQVHTLVQNQEWWIGNR from the coding sequence TTGCCCGATATAAATATTCCTAACCAATTCGATGTTTTAGTAGTCGGTGCCGGTGCAGCAGGACTATATACAGCCCTATGTCTACCCACATCCTTACGAGTCGGCTTAATTACTAAAGAAACAGTCTCACTCTCTGCCAGTGATTGGGCGCAAGGTGGCATAGCCGCAGCTGTAGCCCCAGAAGATTCGCCAAAACTGCATATTGAAGACACATTAAAAGCAGGGGCTGGTTTATGTGATATCGCCGCTGTCAAATTCCTAGCCGAACAAGCCCCCAGTTGTATTCAGTCCCTGGTTGACCTGGGCGTAGCTTTTGATCGTCATGACAGTAACTTAGCTTTAACCCTAGAAGCAGCCCATTCTCGTCCTCGCGTGCTTCATGCAGCCGATACTACTGGTAGAGAAGTTACCACCACCCTCACAGATCAAGTCCTGCGTCGTGAGAATATCAAAGTCATTCAGCAAGCCTTGGCTTTGAGTTTATGGATAGAACCCCAAACCGGTCAATGTTTGGGAACTAGCCTCTTTTATCAAGGTAAAATTACCTGGATTAGAGCCGGGGCAGTGATTTTAGCTACAGGTGGTGGTGGTCAAGTATTTGCCCAAACCACTAATCCAGCGGTGAGTACAGGTGATGGTGTAGCTATTGCATGGCGGGCGGGTGCAATTCTCCGTGATTTAGAATTTGTGCAGTTTCACCCCACAGCCTTGAGTAAACCGGGGCGTTTTCTGATTAGTGAGGCTGTGCGTGGAGAAGGGGCGCATTTGGTGGATGACACCGGGCGACGTTTTGCCTTTGATTACCACCCAGCAGGGGAACTAGCACCCCGTGATGTGGTCAGTCGGGCTATTTTCAGTCATTTACAAAAAACGGCTGCTGATATGGCTACAGCGAATGTCTGGTTAGATATGCGCCCCATTCCCGCTGACAAAATTCGCCATCGTTTCCCGAATATCATTAATGTTTGTCAACATTGGGGCATTGATGTCTTTACTCAACCCATTCCTGTGTCACCTGCTGCCCATTATTGGATGGGTGGTATTCTCACAGATGTCATGAATGCCACGAATATTCCCGGTTTATACGCCATTGGAGAAACTGCCAGTACGGGAGTACATGGTGCTAATCGTTTAGCCAGTAATTCGTTGTTGGAATGTATTGTCTTTGGGGCGCAAATGGCTAATGTTGACTATGAAAAATTGCAACTGGGAAAACAGGAATCTGCTAATATTATTGAAACTGAAAGTTTGGCAGTTAACCCATCTCTAATTGAGTGGGAAAATCAACAAAGACAATTAGCAGAAATTCGCCAAAATTTACCCCGTGTAGTTTGGCAAAGTGCAGGTATTTGTCGAGAAAAATTAAGTTTAGAAAATGCCATTTCTCAAGTTGCATCTTGGCAAGAAGACTTTGCTGCTTTACCTTTAAGTCAATTATTATTGAGTTTAAAACCGACACAATCAGTTAATTTTCAACAGCCACAAATTGAAAAGGAATTACGGCTTTGGGCAGAAACTCGTAATTTATTAGATATTGCCGAATTAATTCTGAAAAGTGCTGTTTTTAGAACCGAAAGTCGGGGTGGACATTACCGTTTAGATTACCCTCAAACTGATCCTAATTGGCAAGTGCATACTCTTGTCCAAAATCAGGAATGGTGGATAGGTAATAGGTGA
- a CDS encoding carboxypeptidase-like regulatory domain-containing protein, with amino-acid sequence MNAQDFNNLYLTDNSTVLEPNQAPAASKIPLSGKFTILPLGINVGGNNVIPSTTVKGLENGKEAIDFNNWLVPFADVIKALKFNVTKKDDGQLELRSVGLIIKFDPSLLVNDPDIGQAISVEQIKNILNIPAEFSIAEYALVFNPSWLTKNVNDKQYQEKEQPVILAGLPQINPPFLSLTGISQRTNLSQTQGTNFSNNNLNYNSEFKTLGSVVGGSLFSRIQQINSNVGSNWQINELQYFHPSPYTDYLIGTQAPFWGRFDRNQGEYFGTTIIQRLGYTPANNSSFSYGGVNPLDKLNTNEVLRTITGKAAPGTLVQLVTQNSNLIVGEQLVDNSAKYRFENVVTASNSLTGNAESQNYKLLLYPGGNLSGKPEEIPLNYRNLQGQINKGKSAFVISAGTQRNRTNQSFFGNLGDFQGGATYYFGLSNEITLGTGVVYDGSTQPYSEILYQPVNSPLTFKLGALTGNKISFNADISYRTNNFSLGFGGDEKSYNANLFWALNRKVSLFSNLYSSGTNNRLETGFNFNLQPVFLSLSYDYKNGINGALNASLDPFLIGIRKYNQNISSELIYNLSGSRLFGSTGNAISLKYDTDDKNYLGSLNLIYRTPWKSKDGRSLLDLEFGYGNGSQGHGIITSASTTLVPGLGLRLTYSAVSNNSSSLSLNLFTSLLLQPSMNFSGDETKLEKLRTQGGILLQPFLDKNNNGRHDHGEDFYTEDIESLFLINNQPLNKLGVSRPKNVSKGALFELPPGNYRLDIDPAGFPLGWKAIQPAYAVKVSPGSYTTVLIPLIPAYVVTGRVIDKEGKAITGVSVEFVSRSHPEKRVTSVTNSAGIYYLEDLNVSTYNVLIDGKLAQPNTLEINTNSKTFLELNLQP; translated from the coding sequence GTGAATGCTCAGGACTTTAACAATCTATATTTAACTGACAATTCTACTGTTTTAGAACCTAATCAAGCTCCTGCTGCTAGTAAAATACCATTATCAGGAAAATTTACGATTCTCCCGCTGGGAATTAATGTCGGTGGGAATAATGTAATTCCTTCCACCACAGTCAAGGGTTTAGAGAATGGCAAAGAAGCCATTGATTTTAACAACTGGCTAGTTCCTTTTGCTGATGTCATTAAAGCCTTAAAATTCAACGTCACCAAAAAAGATGATGGTCAATTAGAATTACGTTCTGTTGGTTTAATCATCAAGTTTGATCCAAGTCTATTAGTTAATGACCCTGATATCGGTCAAGCTATTTCTGTAGAACAGATTAAAAATATTTTAAATATTCCTGCTGAATTTAGTATAGCAGAATATGCTCTTGTTTTCAATCCATCATGGTTAACAAAAAATGTTAATGATAAACAATACCAAGAAAAAGAACAACCAGTCATCTTAGCAGGCTTACCTCAAATCAATCCTCCTTTTTTGAGCTTGACTGGTATTTCTCAACGAACAAATTTGAGTCAAACTCAGGGAACAAATTTTAGTAATAATAATTTAAATTACAACTCAGAATTTAAAACATTAGGAAGTGTTGTTGGGGGAAGCTTATTTTCAAGAATTCAACAAATTAATAGTAATGTAGGCAGCAACTGGCAAATAAACGAACTGCAATATTTTCATCCTAGTCCTTATACAGACTATCTTATCGGCACTCAAGCACCTTTTTGGGGACGATTTGATCGCAATCAAGGTGAGTATTTTGGCACTACAATAATTCAACGTTTAGGCTACACGCCAGCAAATAATTCTAGTTTTTCCTATGGAGGTGTTAATCCTCTAGACAAACTTAATACTAATGAAGTTTTACGAACCATAACGGGAAAAGCTGCTCCTGGAACTTTAGTACAATTAGTTACCCAAAATAGTAATTTGATAGTTGGGGAGCAACTTGTAGATAATTCAGCAAAATACCGCTTTGAAAATGTGGTGACAGCTAGTAATTCTTTGACAGGGAATGCAGAAAGTCAGAATTATAAACTTCTGCTTTATCCAGGAGGAAATTTGAGTGGTAAACCAGAAGAAATTCCTCTAAATTATCGCAATTTACAAGGTCAAATCAATAAAGGAAAATCAGCTTTTGTTATCAGCGCAGGTACACAAAGAAATCGCACAAATCAAAGCTTTTTCGGGAATCTTGGTGATTTTCAAGGTGGAGCTACTTATTATTTTGGACTTTCTAATGAAATTACTTTAGGTACTGGGGTAGTTTATGATGGTTCTACTCAACCATACAGCGAAATATTGTATCAACCAGTAAATTCTCCTCTAACCTTTAAACTTGGGGCATTAACTGGTAATAAAATTAGTTTTAACGCAGATATTAGCTACAGAACTAATAATTTTAGCTTAGGTTTTGGCGGTGATGAAAAATCTTATAATGCCAATTTATTTTGGGCTTTAAACCGAAAAGTTAGTTTATTTTCTAATTTGTATTCTAGTGGAACAAATAATCGCTTAGAAACCGGGTTTAACTTCAACTTACAACCAGTTTTTTTGAGTTTGAGCTATGATTATAAAAATGGTATTAATGGTGCTTTGAATGCTAGTTTAGATCCTTTTTTGATTGGCATTCGTAAATATAACCAAAATATTTCTTCTGAATTAATCTATAATCTTTCTGGCAGTCGGCTTTTTGGCTCTACAGGCAATGCAATTAGCCTAAAATATGATACCGATGATAAAAACTATTTAGGCAGCCTGAATTTGATTTATCGAACTCCTTGGAAAAGTAAAGATGGTAGGAGTTTATTAGACTTAGAATTTGGCTATGGTAATGGTTCTCAAGGTCATGGTATCATCACATCTGCTTCTACAACTCTAGTTCCTGGTTTAGGATTAAGATTAACTTATAGTGCAGTCAGTAATAATAGTTCTTCTTTAAGTCTCAATTTATTTACCAGTTTGTTATTACAACCTAGTATGAATTTCAGCGGTGACGAGACAAAATTAGAAAAGTTACGCACTCAAGGGGGAATCTTACTTCAACCATTTCTGGATAAAAATAATAATGGTCGTCATGATCATGGAGAAGATTTTTATACTGAAGATATAGAATCACTATTCTTAATTAATAATCAACCTTTGAATAAACTAGGTGTCTCTCGTCCAAAAAATGTCAGCAAAGGGGCATTATTTGAGCTTCCACCAGGTAATTATCGTTTGGATATAGATCCAGCGGGTTTTCCCCTTGGTTGGAAAGCTATCCAACCAGCCTATGCAGTTAAAGTTTCTCCTGGAAGTTATACGACTGTTTTAATACCTCTGATTCCAGCTTATGTTGTGACGGGAAGAGTGATAGATAAAGAAGGGAAAGCGATAACAGGAGTTAGTGTAGAATTTGTTTCTCGTAGTCATCCAGAAAAACGAGTTACTTCAGTAACTAACAGTGCTGGAATTTACTATTTAGAAGATTTAAATGTAAGCACTTATAATGTACTTATTGATGGTAAACTAGCCCAACCAAATACTTTAGAAATTAATACAAATTCTAAGACTTTCTTGGAATTAAATTTACAGCCATAA
- the nadB gene encoding L-aspartate oxidase produces MPDINIPNQFDVLVVGAGAAGLYTALCLPASLRVGLITKETVSLSASDWAQGGIAAAVAPEDSPQLHIEDTLKAGAGLCDIAAVKFLAEQAPSCIQSLVNLGVAFDRHDSNLALTLEAAHSRPRVLHAADTTGREVTTTLTDQVLRRQNIKVIQQALALSLWIEPQTGQCLGTSLFYQGKITWIRAGAVILATGGGGQVFAQTTNPAVSTGDGVAIAWRAGAILRDLEFVQFHPTALSKPGRFLISEAVRGEGAHLVDDTGRRFAFDYHPAGELAPRDVVSRAIFSHLQKTAADMATANVWLDMRPIPADKIRHRFPNIINVCQHWGIDVFTQPIPVSPAAHYWMGGVSTDVINSTNIPGLYAIGETASTGVHGANRLASNSLLECIVFGAQMANVDYEKLQLGKQESTNIIETESLEINPSLIEWENQQRQLAEIRKNLPRVVWQSAGICREQSSLETAISQVASWQEDFTNLPLSQLLLSLKPTQSVNFQQPQIEKELRLWAETRNLLDVAELILKSAVFRTESRGGHYRLDYPETDPNWQVHTLVQNQQWVMGK; encoded by the coding sequence TTGCCTGATATAAATATTCCTAACCAATTTGATGTTTTAGTAGTCGGTGCCGGTGCAGCAGGACTATATACAGCCCTATGTCTACCCGCATCCTTACGAGTCGGCTTAATTACTAAAGAAACAGTTTCCCTATCCGCCAGTGATTGGGCGCAAGGTGGCATAGCCGCAGCCGTAGCCCCAGAAGATTCGCCACAACTGCATATTGAAGACACATTAAAAGCAGGTGCTGGTTTATGCGACATCGCCGCTGTCAAATTCCTCGCCGAACAAGCCCCCAGTTGTATTCAATCCCTGGTTAACTTAGGCGTAGCCTTTGATCGTCATGACAGTAACTTAGCTTTAACCCTAGAAGCAGCCCATTCTCGTCCTCGCGTGCTTCATGCAGCCGACACCACCGGCAGGGAAGTTACCACCACCCTTACAGATCAAGTCCTACGTCGTCAAAATATCAAAGTAATTCAGCAAGCTTTAGCTCTGAGTTTATGGATAGAACCCCAAACCGGTCAATGTTTGGGAACTAGCCTATTTTATCAAGGGAAAATTACCTGGATTAGAGCCGGGGCTGTGATTTTAGCTACAGGTGGCGGTGGTCAAGTATTTGCCCAAACTACTAACCCAGCGGTAAGTACAGGTGATGGTGTGGCCATTGCTTGGCGGGCAGGGGCAATTCTCCGTGATTTAGAATTTGTCCAATTTCATCCCACAGCCCTCAGCAAACCAGGACGTTTTCTCATTAGTGAAGCTGTGCGTGGAGAAGGGGCGCATTTGGTGGATGACACCGGGCGACGTTTTGCCTTTGATTACCACCCAGCAGGGGAACTAGCACCCCGTGATGTGGTCAGTCGAGCGATTTTCAGTCATTTACAAAAAACGGCTGCTGATATGGCTACAGCCAATGTTTGGTTAGATATGCGTCCCATTCCCGCCGACAAAATTCGCCACCGTTTCCCGAATATCATTAATGTTTGTCAACATTGGGGCATTGATGTCTTTACTCAACCCATTCCTGTGTCTCCCGCTGCCCATTATTGGATGGGTGGTGTGAGTACAGATGTGATTAATTCCACCAATATTCCCGGTTTATATGCCATTGGGGAAACTGCCAGTACGGGAGTACATGGTGCTAATCGCCTAGCCAGTAATTCGTTATTGGAATGTATTGTTTTTGGGGCGCAAATGGCTAATGTTGACTATGAAAAATTGCAACTGGGAAAACAGGAATCTACTAATATTATTGAAACTGAAAGTTTGGAAATTAACCCATCTTTAATCGAGTGGGAAAATCAACAAAGACAACTGGCAGAAATTCGGAAAAACTTACCCCGTGTAGTTTGGCAAAGTGCAGGTATTTGTCGAGAACAATCAAGTTTAGAAACTGCCATTTCTCAAGTTGCATCTTGGCAAGAAGACTTTACTAATTTACCTTTAAGTCAATTATTATTGAGTTTAAAACCAACACAATCAGTTAATTTTCAACAACCACAAATTGAAAAGGAATTGCGGCTTTGGGCGGAAACTCGTAATTTATTAGATGTGGCGGAATTAATTCTCAAAAGTGCTGTTTTTAGAACCGAAAGCCGGGGTGGACATTACCGTTTAGATTATCCCGAAACTGATCCTAATTGGCAAGTGCATACTCTTGTCCAAAATCAGCAATGGGTAATGGGTAAATAA
- a CDS encoding vitamin K epoxide reductase family protein, producing MIRRRSTPWIHKWSRPAIATIAGFGILNTGYLTYEKLTGSTPVCTTPENVKGCVDVLSSPWATVLGQPLPVFGLLAYMGMLILALAPLALNAGENHKSQKQLENLTWWLLFVGAIAMSVFSGYLMYVLAFQLQAVCLYCIASALFALTMLVLTVMGRDWEDIGQLLFTAVIVAMVTLIGTLGVYSQVNPSGNITESTDGKPTAITFTPKEQPNPQFGWEITTKSGAAEIALAQHLVKSGAKEYVAYWCPHCHEQKLLFGKEAYQIINDNSKVECAGDSPNGKPELCKAAKIEGFPTWIINGKSYSGVQTLEELGKITGYTGPKNFKYFR from the coding sequence ATGATTCGTCGTCGTTCTACTCCTTGGATTCATAAATGGTCGCGTCCGGCGATCGCAACTATTGCTGGTTTTGGTATCCTAAATACAGGTTATCTCACCTATGAAAAGCTGACCGGTAGCACTCCGGTTTGTACTACCCCAGAAAATGTTAAAGGTTGTGTGGATGTCCTTTCTAGTCCTTGGGCTACGGTTTTAGGTCAACCATTACCTGTATTTGGTTTATTGGCATACATGGGGATGTTGATATTGGCTTTAGCTCCCTTAGCATTGAACGCAGGGGAAAATCACAAAAGTCAGAAACAACTAGAAAATTTGACTTGGTGGTTGCTGTTTGTGGGAGCGATCGCTATGTCAGTTTTCAGTGGATACTTAATGTATGTCCTGGCATTTCAACTCCAAGCTGTTTGTCTGTACTGTATTGCATCTGCCTTGTTTGCATTAACTATGTTAGTGTTAACCGTCATGGGTAGAGATTGGGAAGACATCGGACAACTTTTATTTACGGCTGTGATTGTGGCAATGGTGACGCTAATTGGGACTTTAGGAGTTTATTCTCAAGTAAATCCATCAGGTAACATTACTGAATCAACTGATGGCAAACCAACAGCAATTACCTTTACTCCTAAAGAACAACCAAATCCTCAATTTGGCTGGGAAATTACCACTAAATCTGGTGCAGCCGAAATAGCCCTAGCCCAACATCTTGTCAAATCTGGTGCTAAGGAATATGTAGCCTATTGGTGTCCACACTGTCACGAACAAAAGCTACTTTTTGGTAAAGAGGCTTATCAAATCATTAATGATAATTCTAAGGTAGAGTGCGCTGGCGATAGTCCCAATGGTAAACCAGAATTATGTAAAGCTGCAAAAATCGAAGGTTTCCCGACTTGGATTATTAATGGTAAAAGTTATAGCGGAGTCCAGACTTTAGAGGAACTAGGAAAAATAACTGGTTACACAGGTCCGAAAAACTTTAAATATTTTCGTTAA
- the btpA gene encoding photosystem I biogenesis protein BtpA gives MDLYQLFKTRTPIIGVVHLLPLPTSARWGGSLKAVIDRAEQEATALASGGVDGIIVENFFDAPFTKNQVDPAVVSAMTVVVQRIQNLVTVPLGLNVLRNDGRSAIAIASCVNAQFVRINVLTGVMATDQGLIEGDAHQLLRYRRELGSDVKIFADVLVKHARPLSSPNLTVAVKDTIERGLADAVILSGWATGSPPDQEDLELASNAAAGTPVFIGSGASWENVGTLLQAADGVIVSSSLKRHGQIQQPIDPIRVSQFVEAARRPLLSKL, from the coding sequence GTGGACTTATATCAGTTATTTAAAACCCGAACGCCAATTATTGGCGTAGTACATCTGCTCCCTCTTCCGACTTCAGCCCGTTGGGGAGGTAGTCTCAAAGCAGTGATTGACCGCGCCGAACAAGAAGCCACAGCCCTTGCCAGTGGAGGTGTAGATGGGATTATCGTTGAGAATTTTTTTGATGCCCCATTTACGAAAAATCAAGTTGACCCCGCAGTTGTGAGCGCTATGACTGTGGTTGTGCAACGCATCCAGAATTTAGTTACTGTGCCTTTGGGATTAAATGTGTTACGCAATGATGGTAGAAGTGCGATCGCTATTGCTAGTTGCGTTAATGCCCAATTTGTCAGAATTAATGTTCTTACGGGTGTGATGGCAACGGATCAAGGTTTAATTGAAGGGGACGCTCATCAATTATTACGATATCGTCGGGAATTAGGATCTGATGTGAAAATTTTTGCTGATGTTTTGGTAAAACACGCCCGTCCTTTGAGTTCTCCTAATCTGACGGTTGCTGTTAAAGATACCATTGAAAGAGGTTTGGCTGATGCGGTAATTTTATCTGGTTGGGCTACTGGTAGTCCTCCTGACCAAGAGGATTTGGAACTGGCTAGTAATGCGGCTGCTGGTACTCCTGTGTTTATTGGTAGTGGTGCAAGTTGGGAAAATGTGGGGACTTTGTTACAAGCCGCAGATGGGGTGATTGTTTCTAGTTCTCTGAAACGTCATGGTCAAATTCAGCAACCAATAGATCCGATTCGCGTCAGCCAATTTGTAGAAGCTGCCCGCAGACCTCTATTGTCTAAACTATGA